DNA from Solenopsis invicta isolate M01_SB chromosome 4, UNIL_Sinv_3.0, whole genome shotgun sequence:
GAAACCGAATCCATCTTGGTAGATGGAGTGTGACATGTACGATATGACTctgcaagatttttttatttaaatttctacaacttaatattttttgtttccttgttttaaaagattaaagagttTATTCCcgctttattatttcattttattttgattttttacttTGAGGGACAATGAATCGATGTTGCGACAGTGTTAATGTCGTATTAAATTAGTCAAGTATAGCACAGCGTGGATAACATGGGGTATGAAATGCCATTGCCATCGCAATCGTTCATCATTTTATCACGCTAGTTGTAAGTAGCGTGCTAAAATGCAGATACAgattgtgcaaaataaaaaaattcttgccCCCCCCTCCCCGATCTTATTCTACATTaatcagaaaaatttataccttgtgtaaaatttaatcgaATCGGAATTAAATGTCAAGGAAATTCACGTAACCATTAATAATGTATAGGATAAGTAGGTATAACTTCATTTGTGCTGTGACATGCCTTGTGGTTGCTCTGGTAAATCTATTGCCTGAAAGTCCTTTGGGTTATCTTATGAAGAATAACGAAGTAAAGGCGAAGAATTCTCTGAAATGGTACCGTGGCCCAACTTATAAAGACAACGTTGAAATAGAGGAATTGAAATATCTCGCAAGCCGTTCAAGAAAGGTAAAATTCGCTCGATTAAATGTGCTTTTATATGGATCTTTATATGGAAAATAAGATTTTCTCAATTTTggattaattatgattaatatacatacatatataataaactaaactatttaaaactatttcaaaattaaaattctatattgCAGAtcactatatataaaataaaatgaagtaCTCTCTAGCATAGAGATCAAGATAAATatctttcgaaaaaaaaaatagatggatacagaatatactttttgttgtaaaaattatttaaaaatttcaaaaaattagatTGTTTTTCTTCGTAAATTGCAAAAATCTTGCAATTTCAAGTTATTTCCTTTACAGATTAcgataaatgttttgaaaaaccGAAACGTCACAAGTGCCTTCTTTACATGTTTCTTTGCCTTCCTGATTCAACAATTGAGCGGagttaatattatgatatttaacGCGTTGACACTCTTCAACGTTGGGGGATCGGGGAACCTAACTGGAAGCGAACAAACCGTCCTTATTGGTGGGGTGCAAATATTATCTTGTTTCCTGGCGATCGGTCTGATAGACGTAGTCGGACGTCGAACACTGCTAATTGTATCCTCGATACTTATGGGATTGTTCCTGATACTGTTAGGTAAACGATTTATCACGATGCAATGGTGCCGGTGCCATCAGCGAATAATCGAACGCATGTCTAGTTTCCTCGAGACCTCAGAGTACAATTATCACGAACATAAACgtgaatagaaaaataaacaagTGTGTCGAAAAAGGAACAATTGTTCATCTTACGTTATTATTCACTTTGCCTTAACAATTGTTTTATCATTGCAAATAGTTGATaacaaaaagtttttctttttgcatgCTCTGCGCGCGcgtaaattaacaaaatatttaaaaaacgtattGGAATTAATTGTAAGCATAAAGCACATGTCTTCGATCGTCTGTATTTGCAGGATGGTTTTACGAATTGAGAAATCGTGATCCAGAATACGACGACATCTACTTTTGGATGCCGCCGACCTGGACGACTCTCTTCTTTGCCACTTTTAACATCGGCGCCGGACCGATTTCGTGGGCGCTGTTAGGCGATGTCTTTCCTATGCAAATCAGAGACTCTGCTGTAGCATGCGTAGTCGCTTTCAATTGGCTGCTATCTCTGACAGCAACAATGACTTTTGGAGAAATGGTGGATACCCTCGGTGTTCCGAAAACTATGTGGCTCTTTGCTGGCTTTTGTTGGACAGCTGGAATTCTTTGCGCCTTACTTCTAAAGGATACTCGCGGTCAGAGCCTGGCTAAGATACAAAAGAGCTTTGGCATTGAGAGCGAACAAGTAGAAATGAACAGCAGTATAGATCGCACCTGAGATATCGGCTAATTCTAATAATGTGAATATCTTGACAATTTTTAACAACAGCCTGCTGAAAGATGAATAATTCTGATGTGCGATACGATAGTAATTTAATAGACTTTAACTTTTCGTTCGTTTAGGCTAATATTTAGCCTAATTTTATCTTTagtaacattttgaaaaaaacattttattatgaatGTCTCGAGTCAATAAATCAATCGACTGGCTTCGTTGCAGTCGCTAGAGGCGGATAACTTTGTTACAAACAATCGTTTCAGCGTTTCAAACAATTTGCGTCTTGGATAAATCTATCAATCTTACCATCGGTCAtcgaataaaaatacaaaaattgaatgTGGCGTTTGCATTAATTGGCTAAccttgatattaaaaatatatatatgtatagtatcaTACGTATGTATACGTATGTTACGTAGTTATCACTTTTTAAGACACTTTTTAGACTAAAAACTTGAATTAAAACTACATATAATTACAGTGCGATTATGAAATAGCTACGTACGTAATAGTTACATATATTCATCAAATTAAATGGCAATCTGAGCAATCTGTATCCTTGAGAGCGAGACTTGTAATTAGTTGCCAAACCTAGATTAAATTTGCTCCGGAAATTAATCCGACCAACATGGAGTGCTATAAGTTTGAAAGTTTGGAAATGTATCGTTTAAATGTTATCATAAAGTTCGATTCTCTCGATCCACAAACCATTTCCGATATTGAGCTCGTCACTTTACGAAACTTTGTGATACCAATCAATTCAAATCAGACGTGaacacatatgtatgtatgataCTTCACTAGTTGGCTGATATGCAGCAGATTAGTCTCGATTAATCGTGTTTCACAATTTGATGGAATTTCTGATCAAATTGGTGTATGGTACATACATACCATACATGAGTACTATACACCAATGTGTCCTATTGTACGTGCTACAGAGAATGCctgattataaaatacatattttaatacattataaaatacatatcttgttataaacatttttctcttaagaaattaaatatttgtattggcgttaaatattgtattttaggaATTCAATTCCATGTCGCGGTATGTAGAATAGAATAGTGAGTTAcgatataacataatataaaaaacactaAAAGCCGTTgtagaattaacttttaaattgttattagtCAAATTGACACAAATCTGATTAATCTGATTAATAGATAGAGGATTTGTAAAGACACACACGTTCTAatgaaatagtaaaaatattaaaacattaagtAAACAGcgcttaatttaattaagtctgAAAATTGaattgtgcgcgcgcgcgcgtgtgtgtaaaCTGTACACattgattttaaatacaatagttaaaatttttctcttacaaGACATGTTGCGCACGTTGCGCGCTAGAATATTTCGTTAcgttataatttatcaataaataatttatttaaagtaataataggAAGTAGTATTTTGTTgtttataagaaaatgtaatCGCATATGGTTAAATTGGAAAAGTTATTCATTCGTTTCGGAAACTCGTTAGAAACTGCTTCGTGGCGGAAAATTGTTCAAAGTTACGCTTAGAACAAACTTAGCTGTGATTTTCACAGTGAAGGGAATACTTACAGTTCTCACAGGTCGATAAGCGATGGAAAAAGGAGAATTATGGCCGATATtcatacacagagaaaaaattattgtatcaaatcaactattcattgtttcatatataagcaagaatataaaatcttgggagaatttattatcttaataaCAGATATAATTaccttacatgaagaaaaaaattataaattcttccaaaaagattttatattcttgcttataatatgaaacaatgaattgttgattaaaaactaattttttttctaaccaGTATCTATAGTCGATATACATGTATCTTTATATGAATGCATGTGTAAGTATTTGTGTTGTTCGCAAGACTTTGCCTATTTCTGATAATGGcctttggtttaaaaaaaattgcgcatCACTGCTTTAACACTCTTAATACATTCAAACTTAATacagacagaaaaaaaaattaatatcaaattaacaattcattgttttatatgcatataagcaaaaatataaaatttttttggaaaaatttataatcttaaacagacataatttgcttagatgaagaaaatttttttcttcgtgtcagcaaattatgtctgattaagattataaatttttccaacaagattttatattatatatgaaacaatgaattgttgatttgatactaaatttttttctgtgcattcTCTTAACTATTGTGCTAGTATTTTcgtagataatttaaaatgtaatactttattaatcaagtacttttttattatttttaacgagagaataccattttaaattaaattattttataatattttgatttttttattaaaatacataaattttaatgcaaatcttttttacTCACGAAACTCTTTTCTTTAAGCAACTTTAAGACATTGTCTATCGGACGCATAATGACGCATCGATATGTAATGCGTGGAGCCATTTATTATCCTAACATTTCTATTCGTCAGATGTCGACGTTACGAAACGTCGTGcgtaaattgtttaaatacagTAAGAAAGTTAATTGGTATGCATTCTATCAAGGAATGTTTTACTATGTTTATCCTGTCTAAACAATGGATGCAATAAAAAACATCTAATACATCAATATTCTTCGCGACTCTCTTCAAGAAGACCTTATTTATGATtgcaaaaaaagaacatttgtgtttaaaaatcactgtaactatataattattgtaaactgCGACAGACTATTGTTATTATCGGGGAACAACGCATGCACATTTTACGCGTACGTTATCTCTAGTCTGCACAGTTGAAGagaatcatttaaaatattcctCTTACAAACTACGTTTATGCATGCTATTGTTTAGGTACTGTACTTATCGTGGAGTTGTTTTTCGCATGTATTACCTATTATCACGTTTCGCATAACGCTTTATAAAATATCTACGACACGTACGAACTTGATGCGTTAGTAATAATGTCGCGGCCAATATGACAGTTTGTCAAAGATCTGCTCGATTTCATTATTGAATACTGAGTTTATGCAcgataaaaactttaatttaattgttgttagcgtttaatttaattacgtattATTGTTAGCGAAGATATTTCAGTAACTtaacttataaattatatgtgcGCGCGTCCACTTaagtatagtcgtgagctaaaaggttgcaacacattttttttgatggtagatgatttgatgcttaattggtcggatccacaggtaagaaccaatgacgttcgccgtttgatgagcaagtctacattttaaaaacaatcgaagaaaatgtgttgcaaccttttagctcacgactatacatatGTATCGATGTCGATATATCGCTAGTTGAAAAAACGTCGGAAAGCGATTATGCATTTAGGTATAACTAAATTaagatttcaattaaattgattatgcTTTACTTGATAATTCAAATCAATTTGGATTCGAAAACGGACATGTTAGTTTGATCATCTCGAATTTAATCCAGAATGTAATACGTGTACtattagtattatattattattaggttTGGCGTGATCACAATTATGTTTGAATTGAATATTATGCAAGTTTATTTTCATAAGCTTggctttatttgtaaaattttaaatgtgaaataatattaagaaataaatattagaatagtaactgcaaaaaaaagtaaagtgaGTTACTACAAATATAACtcggattttttaaattatcttccAAAATCACTTTGTGTttattgtaaacattttatCGCTTTACATTATAATCTACATACAAAAccgataaattatttgttctccAATAACGTaggtttaaaaaaagatattgttatCTATGTGTGTTTGTCAAGTAtgtttataaaactataaaattacaaaaacagaaagaagataagtaatacacattttttatgtagacaaagatattaaaattaatagaacgagaagaaaaagaaatttattagattttataatgtttgcatgtcatatatttaaaaatttttgcaaattataatttttcttggaCAATGTACGttagaatttaatattctttacgATAAGTACATAccaatatttctctctctctctctctctctccctctctctgtgtgtgtgaataaataattgaaaataaattgagttAGATCTAAAAACTAAAAGCCttttaattttcagaaaatttcagaaaaaaatatatggtaATTAGGTGTAACAATGACTGTTTTCTGGTGATTAGACGAGTTTCTGAGAATAAAATAGGTTATGACAAATCAATTATAGAGaactttaatgtatttattttaatttattcgttatttctTGTGTTTTTATCTTTATCGAAAATTTCAGATAGTTTGTCTCGCAGTTTAATGTGCGCTATAAATTTCGTCGTTGTGTTTACTGCATCGTTTTCAACGTAGTGCAATTTGTAGTAATTTCAAAACATGTACCAGATGTTACAAATATTGTGCATTGGcgcattatattttaacattgcttTTCACGTTGTCTTGCACGTCAAACGCCATACGCGAAAATTGTTACGCAAGGGACAATGTTCCAACAGACATGCGCGACGTTAATTAATAAGCCGCTAACGTGGAAATTGTTAAGAGGCTTTTCGTTGCTTTTGCTCGCTGCAACTTAAAAGAGAAAAGTtcgagtatattattttaactgtgAAAACGATAATGATATACGCGtgcgatatacatatatgatacaCATCAGGAAAACGTACGGCgcacatgattttttttattgtatctatattagaaataattattttttaatacaaattgaacaagaatgctttttacggtcgcagctaggtcttgaTGCTTGTATCGTTTGTGTgactttatatacttttctcaagttcaataaactgcgtgccaaattaattttcagtcataacacaattctaaattgaacaagattaagtaatatcacgtattattaaatattaacctttttccccctgaaaaaattgtaaataaattaatgattttttaatattataatttttttagtcatTGCCTTACGTAATGTATTATAGTACGTctttttacatttgtataaatttttattcgtgtaCTTttgcttacaatttttatgataCGCATTAGTACATTATTGTTTGTAcgtaataaattgataataggAAACTATTCTGGCgaaaacatataattatgtaacatttttaattacacattttattttattagcaaattgttataattatatttgatatggGACAAGCTGCGTGTCAAAAGTCAAGCATATTATACGTGTATAAGTATTTTACAGTACGAAACAAGTTTAAAATACAAGTAATTCAGTTCTAATATCGGTAGACTAGCAACATTTGGAAAATGTTAGCGGACTGATTCCTTTTATGTTCCGTTGACATTCCGTACTAATATACTGGTAACAGAAATCGAGCAGAACTCTGCTGACAGGACTCAACGTCAAATTGATATTGGAAAGCGAACAAGATCTGCACGATCCATCTGACGCAATctacacaaataaaaaagttcTTCAAAGATGGTGAAGTTCCTCGTGTTActgatttaaatacaatttttttttacatttccttaatcttacttttttcttcttgttaCTTACTTatacgataatattttttaattactcgaACACAATACTTGACATTATTCGTTACAAATTTCgttcaattttatttgcaacgtttgcataagataaaatattatcactACATTACTGTTATCTATCAATAATACGCTTATTACGTACGCGGAAAGAAGTAAAGAATGGGAATGGTATTTATGCAATTTCGAGGTGATATAGAAATGAGTATCGACGAGCGTTATCATTGTTGTGTGTAAAATGATAGGACAGTCTGCCTACGTTCATCGCAAAGAACAATAGTCTCTTTATGCATTTTGTCAGTAAAACACTTGACACGATATACACTTTATACGGTGCAAGCTACTAGTCTGATCATTTACAAAAGTTACCTGTTACGATACACTAGTGTGTTTCGACGATGGAGTTTTGTTGCAAGTTCTACGGGAGCATAGAATGTAAGCGAAAGTTAAAATTAGTCCAGCAATTGAATCGCCCGTGAACCAGTCCAAACTTCTACGGCTAccatttctattattttaacaattatataaacagTTTACATATAACATACGAATAACATATTAAAcacaatagttttattatttaccttatttaaaacatttcgtACGTATGCTTTTTGCTTTCTGCTTCATTCGTAGGACAAAATGTTATTCTTCAAAATTTCCGTGTCCATTAATTTACTACAATAATAACAacgtcaataaaattaaaatttcaagaatccATTgtgttaatacaatatatttatttttgcaattaaaatattttataaatatataaggaAATATcctgtaaaacttttattattattagatatcgctattgtacaaatttttgaattagaaaatttgtacgtatactttttaattaattttatgttgaaaatttttttatatctactttttcttttaacgcgttatataatttagtaacttggtaattaataaattgtgtgcaataaaatttta
Protein-coding regions in this window:
- the LOC105200440 gene encoding facilitated trehalose transporter Tret1: MKMTSTLASEINDDRIYRLNQHIAAFVTSLGGFALGVTLGWNSSAGEVLRNNSNASGTEIGLAGGILNGGACVGVMFMPLFIKYFSRITAMSLTMPGFIVGWTFVCCAGAAAGQKISLLIIGRFICGVSGGAFCILTPIYIAEIADRDSRGRLLMYFHLLINCGIMYAFVIAHLLNEYDSAWRYNFICAVTCLVVALVNLLPESPLGYLMKNNEVKAKNSLKWYRGPTYKDNVEIEELKYLASRSRKITINVLKNRNVTSAFFTCFFAFLIQQLSGVNIMIFNALTLFNVGGSGNLTGSEQTVLIGGVQILSCFLAIGLIDVVGRRTLLIVSSILMGLFLILLGWFYELRNRDPEYDDIYFWMPPTWTTLFFATFNIGAGPISWALLGDVFPMQIRDSAVACVVAFNWLLSLTATMTFGEMVDTLGVPKTMWLFAGFCWTAGILCALLLKDTRGQSLAKIQKSFGIESEQVEMNSSIDRT